A part of Thermotoga petrophila RKU-1 genomic DNA contains:
- a CDS encoding electron transfer flavoprotein subunit beta/FixA family protein: MNVVVCIKQVPDTTNVRIDRKTNNLVREGVPSIINPDDERALELASQLKEKFGATVYVITMGPPQAKEALKDAIAFGLDEAVHLSDRTFAGADTLATTYTLYWGIKKIEERIGKIDLILTGKQAVDGDTGQVGPGLATRFGYALGAYVVRIEEIDPEKKEMVIVRRLDQGFEKIRLKLPAVLTITDELNKPRYANLPNLIRAIRYEPIVWTHKDLGLDPKKCGFFGSPTRVVSTNIPPARKGGDIISKNEDPEVAAEKLIEALKKFEAVRLVEALKPVLEGEKDE; encoded by the coding sequence ATGAATGTGGTTGTCTGTATCAAACAGGTTCCCGATACAACGAACGTCAGAATCGACAGAAAAACGAACAACCTTGTGAGAGAAGGTGTCCCGTCTATCATAAATCCCGATGATGAAAGGGCACTCGAACTTGCCTCACAATTGAAAGAAAAATTCGGAGCCACGGTTTATGTGATCACTATGGGACCACCGCAGGCGAAAGAGGCTCTGAAGGATGCCATTGCCTTCGGTCTCGATGAAGCAGTCCATTTGAGCGACAGGACGTTCGCGGGAGCGGATACGCTCGCCACGACGTACACACTTTACTGGGGAATAAAGAAGATCGAAGAAAGAATAGGAAAGATAGATCTCATTTTGACAGGAAAGCAGGCGGTGGATGGAGACACCGGTCAGGTGGGACCTGGTCTTGCTACAAGATTCGGATACGCGCTCGGTGCCTACGTCGTTCGAATAGAGGAAATAGATCCAGAGAAAAAAGAGATGGTGATAGTCAGAAGACTGGACCAGGGATTTGAAAAGATACGGCTCAAACTGCCAGCGGTTCTCACAATCACGGATGAGCTGAACAAACCAAGGTACGCAAATCTGCCCAATCTCATCAGGGCGATCAGGTACGAGCCCATCGTCTGGACTCACAAAGATCTGGGTCTCGATCCAAAAAAATGTGGATTCTTTGGATCACCTACAAGGGTTGTGAGCACAAACATACCCCCGGCGAGAAAAGGTGGAGACATCATTTCAAAAAATGAAGATCCGGAAGTGGCAGCGGAGAAACTCATAGAAGCTTTGAAAAAATTTGAAGCCGTTCGACTCGTGGAAGCGTTGAAACCTGTGTTGGAAGGTGAGAAAGATGAGTGA
- a CDS encoding CPBP family intramembrane glutamic endopeptidase produces the protein MVKRISEISFLSVLIGLFLGWYFVFQVNMLDFWWRMFMTTLIFSVISIFLGGKRNIKPNKYEAPLAIYSAVAAYLLFVVGYLISLLIPPFHRDVVSVYGLAEGQNALKVIILLVFIAFFEEIIWRGFVTEFLLQRLDVVPSILISSLLYSVVHVFTGNMALIVGAFVLGIILSLLYVITGKVSTPAFAHALWSLLIFVVLPLKGGF, from the coding sequence ATGGTTAAAAGAATCTCTGAGATAAGTTTCCTTTCAGTTTTGATCGGACTTTTTTTAGGATGGTATTTCGTCTTTCAGGTGAATATGCTCGATTTCTGGTGGAGAATGTTCATGACCACTCTGATTTTTTCTGTGATTTCGATCTTTCTTGGCGGAAAGAGGAACATAAAGCCAAATAAGTACGAGGCGCCCCTTGCGATCTACTCCGCTGTAGCAGCTTATCTTCTTTTCGTCGTTGGATATTTGATTTCGCTTTTGATTCCTCCGTTTCACAGGGATGTTGTCAGTGTTTACGGACTCGCGGAAGGGCAAAATGCATTGAAAGTGATCATTCTTCTCGTGTTCATAGCCTTTTTTGAAGAGATCATATGGCGTGGTTTTGTAACAGAATTCCTTCTCCAACGGCTGGACGTTGTTCCTTCAATACTGATCTCTTCGCTTCTTTACAGCGTAGTCCACGTGTTCACTGGAAATATGGCTTTGATAGTGGGGGCGTTTGTCCTTGGGATAATTCTTTCTCTTCTTTATGTGATCACTGGAAAGGTCAGCACACCAGCTTTTGCGCATGCGCTGTGGAGCCTTCTCATATTCGTTGTTTTGCCTCTGAAAGGGGGTTTTTGA
- the menA gene encoding 1,4-dihydroxy-2-naphthoate octaprenyltransferase has protein sequence MKYFVAVRPFSFVASAFPVTVGAMLAEEFSLTRYILSLIASIFLHAGVNTTNDYFDYKKGVDTKDSLGSSGLLVSGKITPREELLLSVFCYAVSVVLGLVLIKISGPALLWLGLTGLVLGYAYTGHPFYLKYKSLGMFLVFILMGPLMVLGAYYVQTGRFSLEALLVSIPVGIATDLILLANEIRDSEFDRRSGIKTLPILIGDRAASFLYAVLTGLIYVFIVILVSTGVFRVISLVSLVSLPLYIRVIKQLFQKSAGRKNAREIADVDKMSALAEMILFVSMILGLLR, from the coding sequence ATGAAGTATTTCGTGGCTGTGAGACCGTTTTCCTTCGTTGCAAGTGCTTTTCCTGTTACTGTAGGAGCCATGCTGGCTGAGGAATTTTCCCTGACCAGATACATTCTATCACTGATCGCTTCCATTTTCTTACATGCAGGTGTCAACACCACGAACGATTATTTCGATTACAAAAAAGGTGTGGATACTAAAGATTCTCTTGGTTCGAGTGGACTTCTTGTTTCCGGGAAAATAACACCACGCGAAGAGCTCCTTTTGAGTGTTTTCTGTTACGCGGTGAGTGTGGTTCTGGGGCTTGTTCTCATAAAGATCTCTGGACCTGCTCTGCTGTGGCTGGGACTTACTGGTCTGGTTCTCGGGTACGCTTACACTGGACATCCGTTCTATCTGAAATACAAATCCCTTGGTATGTTTCTCGTGTTTATTCTCATGGGACCCCTGATGGTGCTGGGAGCCTATTATGTTCAGACGGGAAGGTTCTCACTGGAAGCACTTCTGGTCTCTATTCCCGTGGGGATCGCTACAGATCTCATTCTCCTCGCCAATGAAATCAGAGACTCCGAGTTTGACAGAAGAAGTGGTATCAAAACCCTTCCTATTTTGATCGGAGACAGAGCAGCGTCTTTTCTCTACGCGGTCCTCACTGGTTTGATCTACGTCTTTATCGTGATCCTCGTATCGACGGGTGTTTTTAGAGTAATCTCTCTTGTCAGCTTAGTTTCTCTTCCGCTGTACATACGGGTGATAAAGCAGTTGTTTCAAAAATCAGCGGGAAGGAAAAATGCACGAGAGATCGCTGACGTTGATAAAATGAGTGCGCTGGCGGAAATGATACTCTTTGTTTCTATGATTTTGGGACTTTTGAGGTGA
- a CDS encoding Rrf2 family transcriptional regulator, with product MFGKCQKHVRYALRLLVRLSLENRPMSSSELAEKELITRNFTLKVLHYLKRSGLVNSIKGKNGGFVLAKSPDEISFLDVISVFEKDLVIVDCNSRCKNYRACRVKYFWNWLSDYLKDLFSNITIKDIASGTFTFHLEKLS from the coding sequence ATGTTTGGAAAGTGTCAAAAACACGTGAGATACGCTCTTAGACTTCTCGTGAGATTGTCGCTGGAGAACAGACCTATGTCTTCTTCGGAACTCGCTGAGAAAGAACTCATCACCAGAAATTTCACTCTGAAAGTACTTCATTATCTTAAAAGATCGGGCCTTGTGAATTCGATCAAAGGAAAAAACGGTGGTTTTGTTCTTGCAAAGTCGCCAGACGAAATATCGTTTCTGGATGTTATCAGCGTCTTTGAAAAAGACCTTGTTATTGTGGACTGCAACAGCCGGTGCAAGAATTACAGGGCCTGCAGGGTAAAATACTTCTGGAACTGGCTTTCCGATTATTTGAAAGATCTGTTTTCTAACATCACCATCAAAGATATCGCCTCAGGTACTTTCACGTTTCATCTCGAGAAGCTTTCTTAG
- a CDS encoding ferritin-like domain-containing protein yields the protein MKVSDILTVAIRLEEEGERFYRELSGHFDGEIKKTFLELADQERAHAEIFRKISDQENWDEVDSYLSGYAFYEVFPDTSEILKRKDLTLKEVLDIAISVEKDSIILYYELKDGFVNSDAQKTVKKIIDQEKEHLRKLLEMKREST from the coding sequence ATGAAAGTAAGTGACATTCTGACGGTGGCCATCAGGTTGGAGGAGGAAGGCGAAAGATTTTACAGAGAACTCTCGGGACATTTTGATGGAGAGATAAAAAAGACTTTCCTTGAGCTTGCTGATCAGGAAAGGGCTCACGCGGAAATCTTTAGAAAGATATCAGATCAGGAAAACTGGGATGAGGTGGATTCTTATCTCTCGGGATACGCTTTCTATGAAGTTTTTCCAGATACGAGCGAAATCTTGAAGAGAAAGGATCTAACCTTGAAAGAGGTTCTGGATATAGCCATATCTGTTGAAAAAGACAGCATAATTCTCTACTATGAACTCAAAGATGGTTTTGTGAATTCTGATGCACAGAAAACAGTGAAAAAGATCATCGATCAGGAAAAAGAACATCTAAGAAAGCTTCTCGAGATGAAACGTGAAAGTACCTGA
- a CDS encoding GH12 family glycosyl hydrolase domain-containing protein has translation MRWVVLLMVAFSALLFSSEVVLTSVGAADISFNGFPVTMELNFWNIKSYEGETWLKFDGEKVEFYADLYNIVLQNPDSWVHGYPEIYYGYKPWASHNSGVEFLPVKVKDLPDFYVTLDYSIWYENNLPINLAMETWITKSPDQTSVSSGDAEIMVWFYNNVLMPGGQKVDEFTTTVEINGVKQEAKWDVYFAPWSWDYLAFRLTTPMKEGKVKFNVKDFVQKAAEVVKKHSTRIDNFEELYFCVWEIGTEFGDPNTTTAKFGWTFKDFFVEVVK, from the coding sequence ATGAGGTGGGTAGTTCTTCTGATGGTGGCGTTTTCTGCTCTGCTCTTTTCCTCCGAGGTGGTTCTCACGAGCGTTGGCGCAGCGGATATCTCCTTCAACGGATTTCCCGTCACCATGGAGCTCAACTTCTGGAACATAAAGTCGTATGAGGGAGAAACGTGGCTCAAATTCGATGGAGAAAAGGTTGAGTTCTACGCGGATTTGTACAACATCGTTCTTCAGAATCCAGACAGCTGGGTGCATGGATATCCGGAGATCTACTACGGTTACAAGCCCTGGGCGAGTCACAACAGCGGTGTTGAATTTCTTCCTGTGAAGGTGAAAGATCTTCCGGATTTCTACGTGACTCTTGATTACTCGATCTGGTACGAAAACAATCTGCCTATCAACCTTGCAATGGAAACATGGATCACGAAAAGCCCCGACCAGACTTCTGTTTCTTCGGGTGATGCGGAGATCATGGTTTGGTTTTACAACAACGTTCTGATGCCCGGCGGTCAGAAAGTGGATGAGTTCACCACAACAGTTGAGATAAACGGAGTGAAGCAGGAAGCAAAATGGGATGTTTACTTCGCACCGTGGAGCTGGGATTACCTTGCCTTCAGACTGACAACACCGATGAAAGAAGGAAAGGTGAAGTTCAACGTGAAGGACTTCGTTCAGAAAGCCGCGGAAGTTGTCAAAAAGCACTCAACGAGAATAGACAATTTCGAAGAGCTGTATTTCTGCGTCTGGGAGATCGGGACGGAATTTGGAGATCCAAACACAACAACGGCAAAATTCGGCTGGACCTTCAAAGACTTCTTCGTCGAAGTTGTAAAATAA
- a CDS encoding GH12 family glycosyl hydrolase domain-containing protein: MVVLMTKPGTSDFVWNGIPLSMELNLWNIKEYSGSVAMKFDGEKVTFDADIQNLSPKEPERYVLGYPEFYYGYKPWEKHTAEGSKLPVPVSSMKSFSVEVSFDIHHEPSLPLNFAMETWLTREKYQTEASIGDVEIMVWFYFNNLTPGGKKIEEFTIPFVLNGESVEGTWELWHAEWGWDYLAFRLKDPVKKGRVKFDVRHFLDAAGKALSNSTRVKDFENLYFTVWEIGTEFGSPETKSAQFGWKFENFSIDLEVRE, from the coding sequence ATGGTGGTACTGATGACAAAACCGGGAACATCGGATTTTGTATGGAATGGCATTCCCCTTTCCATGGAGCTGAATCTGTGGAACATAAAGGAATACTCCGGTTCTGTAGCTATGAAATTCGACGGTGAAAAGGTAACTTTCGACGCGGACATTCAGAATCTTTCTCCAAAAGAACCAGAAAGGTACGTTCTCGGTTATCCCGAGTTCTATTACGGTTATAAACCCTGGGAAAAGCACACGGCAGAAGGTTCGAAACTTCCAGTACCTGTTTCCTCTATGAAATCATTTTCCGTCGAAGTTTCTTTCGATATTCACCACGAACCGTCTCTGCCTTTGAACTTTGCCATGGAAACATGGCTCACAAGAGAAAAGTACCAGACGGAAGCGTCGATCGGCGATGTTGAAATCATGGTCTGGTTCTATTTCAACAATCTCACACCAGGGGGCAAAAAGATAGAGGAGTTTACGATTCCGTTCGTGCTGAACGGAGAGAGTGTCGAAGGCACCTGGGAACTGTGGCACGCGGAGTGGGGATGGGACTACCTCGCTTTCCGCTTGAAGGATCCCGTGAAGAAGGGAAGGGTGAAGTTCGACGTGAGGCATTTTCTTGATGCCGCCGGGAAAGCTCTTTCGAATTCCACTCGTGTGAAAGATTTTGAAAATCTTTACTTCACCGTCTGGGAAATTGGAACCGAGTTTGGAAGCCCGGAAACAAAGAGCGCGCAATTCGGGTGGAAGTTTGAAAACTTCTCTATTGATCTGGAGGTGAGAGAATGA
- a CDS encoding aspartate-semialdehyde dehydrogenase, whose product MKVGVVGATGEVGRTMVKVLEEFNVPVTELRLFASERSVGKEIEFKGEKFKVELLTEESMKWKCDYFLFSAGASVSRKFAPIAAENGVTVIDNSSAFRMEKEIPLVVPEVNAYLLKGYTGIIANPNCSTIQMILSIYKLHEVYGIEEIFVSTYQSVSGAGHKGIEELLAQERGENVMKVFPKPIHRNVIPLIGDIQENLFSQEEMKMVNETRKILNDYSIRVYPTTVRVPVLYGHSEAIMVRLKKPYESLEKVREVIASGEDVVVTDDLITPVDVAGKNETYVCRLRATDERSILFWNVADNIRVGAATNAVRILLKHAEMNGKV is encoded by the coding sequence GTGAAAGTAGGAGTTGTTGGTGCCACGGGAGAAGTTGGAAGAACGATGGTAAAAGTACTCGAAGAATTCAACGTTCCCGTCACGGAGCTCAGGCTCTTCGCTTCGGAAAGATCTGTGGGTAAAGAAATTGAATTCAAAGGTGAGAAATTCAAGGTCGAGCTTCTCACGGAAGAATCGATGAAATGGAAGTGTGACTACTTCCTGTTTTCCGCGGGTGCCAGTGTTTCCAGAAAGTTCGCTCCTATCGCAGCCGAAAACGGAGTGACCGTGATAGATAACTCTTCTGCTTTCAGAATGGAGAAGGAAATACCCCTTGTGGTTCCGGAGGTGAACGCTTACCTTCTCAAGGGATACACAGGAATAATAGCAAATCCGAACTGTTCAACGATTCAGATGATCCTTTCCATCTACAAACTTCACGAAGTTTACGGAATAGAAGAGATCTTTGTGTCGACGTATCAGTCCGTCTCCGGCGCTGGTCATAAGGGGATAGAAGAACTCCTTGCTCAAGAAAGAGGAGAAAACGTGATGAAAGTCTTCCCAAAACCCATTCACAGAAACGTCATTCCTCTCATAGGTGATATCCAGGAAAATCTTTTCTCTCAGGAAGAGATGAAGATGGTGAATGAAACAAGAAAAATTCTGAACGACTACTCGATAAGGGTGTATCCAACAACGGTGAGGGTGCCCGTTCTGTACGGACACTCTGAAGCGATCATGGTGAGGCTCAAGAAACCCTACGAGTCTCTCGAAAAGGTGAGAGAAGTCATAGCTTCTGGAGAAGACGTGGTGGTGACGGACGATCTCATAACACCGGTGGATGTCGCAGGAAAGAACGAAACTTATGTTTGCCGACTCAGAGCGACCGATGAAAGATCCATTCTTTTCTGGAACGTGGCGGACAACATCCGTGTAGGGGCTGCGACCAACGCCGTCAGAATTCTCCTGAAGCACGCTGAGATGAACGGAAAGGTGTGA
- the dapF gene encoding diaminopimelate epimerase encodes MCYSANGNTFLIVDNTQKRIPEEKKPDFVRENVGDLDGVIFVELVDGKYFMDYYNRDGSMAAFCGNGARAFSQYLIDRGWIKEKEFTFLSRAGEIKVIVDDSIWVRMPGVSEKKEMKVDDYEGYFVVVGVPHFVMEVKGIDELDVEKLGRDLRYKTGANVDFYEVLPDRLKVRTYERGVERETKACGTGVTSVFAVYRDKTGAKEVKIQVPGGTLFLKEENGEIFLRGDVKRCSEE; translated from the coding sequence GTGTGCTATTCGGCCAATGGGAACACCTTCCTCATAGTTGACAACACGCAAAAGAGGATACCCGAAGAGAAAAAACCAGATTTTGTCAGGGAAAACGTGGGCGATCTGGATGGAGTCATATTCGTGGAGCTGGTCGATGGGAAATACTTCATGGACTACTACAACCGCGATGGGAGTATGGCGGCCTTCTGTGGGAACGGCGCAAGGGCCTTTTCTCAGTACCTCATAGACAGGGGCTGGATCAAAGAAAAAGAATTCACTTTCCTTTCCAGAGCTGGAGAAATAAAGGTAATCGTTGACGACAGTATCTGGGTGAGGATGCCGGGTGTTTCAGAAAAGAAAGAGATGAAGGTGGATGATTACGAAGGATATTTCGTCGTTGTGGGCGTTCCTCATTTCGTTATGGAAGTGAAAGGAATCGACGAACTGGATGTGGAAAAACTCGGAAGAGATCTCAGGTACAAAACAGGCGCGAACGTGGATTTCTACGAGGTACTTCCCGACCGCCTCAAGGTGAGAACATACGAAAGAGGAGTGGAAAGGGAAACAAAAGCCTGTGGAACGGGTGTTACGTCTGTTTTCGCCGTGTATCGAGATAAAACAGGGGCAAAAGAGGTGAAGATCCAGGTACCAGGAGGTACGCTCTTTCTGAAAGAAGAAAACGGAGAAATCTTTCTCAGGGGGGATGTGAAAAGATGTTCAGAGGAGTAG
- the dapA gene encoding 4-hydroxy-tetrahydrodipicolinate synthase: MFRGVGTAIVTPFKNGELDLESYERLVRYQLENGVNALIVLGTTGESPTVNEDEREKLVSRTLEIVDGKIPVIVGAGTNSTEKTLKLVKQAEKLGANGVLVVTPYYNKPTQEGLYQHYKYISERTDLGIVVYNVPGRTGVNVLPETAARIAADLKNVVGIKEANPDIDQIDRTVSLTKQARSDFMVWSGNDDRTFYLLCAGGDGVISVVSNVAPKQMVELCAEYFSGNLEKSREVHRKLRPLMKALFAETNPIPVKAALNLMGFIENELRLPLVPASEKTMELLRNVLKESGLL, from the coding sequence ATGTTCAGAGGAGTAGGAACTGCTATCGTTACACCATTCAAAAATGGTGAGCTTGATCTTGAGTCTTACGAGAGGCTTGTCAGGTATCAGCTCGAAAACGGCGTCAACGCGCTGATCGTCCTTGGAACGACAGGTGAATCACCAACCGTCAACGAAGACGAGAGAGAAAAGCTCGTTTCCAGAACTCTCGAGATCGTCGATGGGAAAATCCCTGTGATCGTGGGAGCGGGAACGAATTCCACCGAAAAAACGCTGAAACTCGTCAAGCAGGCGGAAAAACTCGGAGCAAACGGAGTTCTTGTGGTCACCCCGTATTACAACAAGCCCACACAGGAAGGACTCTATCAGCACTACAAGTACATCTCTGAGAGAACGGATCTCGGGATCGTTGTTTACAACGTGCCCGGAAGAACCGGTGTGAACGTTCTCCCGGAAACTGCTGCAAGGATCGCTGCGGACCTCAAGAACGTGGTGGGAATAAAAGAGGCGAACCCGGATATAGACCAGATAGACAGGACGGTATCACTGACAAAACAGGCAAGAAGCGATTTCATGGTGTGGTCCGGCAACGATGATAGAACGTTCTATCTCCTCTGCGCGGGTGGAGACGGCGTCATCTCTGTTGTGTCGAACGTGGCACCGAAACAGATGGTAGAACTCTGCGCAGAGTACTTCAGCGGAAACCTCGAAAAATCGAGGGAGGTTCACAGAAAACTCAGACCTCTCATGAAGGCGCTGTTTGCGGAAACGAATCCGATACCAGTTAAAGCCGCTTTGAATCTCATGGGATTCATCGAGAACGAGCTGAGACTACCACTCGTACCCGCCAGTGAAAAGACGATGGAACTTCTCAGGAACGTGCTCAAGGAGAGTGGATTGCTATGA
- the dapB gene encoding 4-hydroxy-tetrahydrodipicolinate reductase — MKYGIVGYSGRMGQEIQKVFSEKGHELVLKVDVNGIEELDSPDVVVDFSSPEALPKTVELCKKYRAGLVLGTTALKEEHFQMLRDLSREVPVVQAYNFSIGINVLKRFLSELARVLKDWDVEIVETHHRFKKDAPSGTAILLESALGKSVPIHSLRVGGVPGDHVVVFGNIGETIEIKHRAISRTVFAIGALKAAEFLVGKDPGMYSFEEVIFGGE, encoded by the coding sequence ATGAAGTACGGAATAGTTGGTTACTCCGGAAGGATGGGCCAGGAGATCCAGAAAGTCTTCTCGGAGAAAGGACACGAACTCGTTTTGAAGGTGGATGTGAACGGGATTGAAGAGCTGGACTCTCCAGATGTTGTGGTTGACTTTTCTTCACCTGAAGCACTCCCGAAAACGGTGGAGCTGTGTAAAAAATACAGGGCTGGACTCGTTCTGGGAACAACCGCCCTGAAAGAAGAACACTTCCAGATGCTGAGGGATCTTTCAAGAGAGGTACCCGTTGTTCAGGCCTACAACTTTTCCATTGGTATAAACGTTCTGAAGAGATTCCTCTCAGAACTCGCCAGAGTCCTTAAAGACTGGGATGTTGAGATCGTGGAGACGCACCATCGCTTCAAAAAAGACGCACCCTCCGGAACCGCGATTCTTCTGGAGAGCGCGCTGGGAAAGAGCGTTCCCATTCACTCCCTGAGAGTGGGTGGTGTCCCGGGAGACCACGTGGTCGTCTTTGGAAACATAGGTGAGACTATCGAGATAAAGCACAGGGCGATTTCGAGGACTGTTTTCGCTATAGGCGCCCTGAAGGCTGCAGAGTTTCTTGTGGGAAAAGATCCCGGTATGTACAGTTTCGAAGAAGTGATCTTTGGGGGTGAGTGA
- the dapD gene encoding 2,3,4,5-tetrahydropyridine-2,6-dicarboxylate N-acetyltransferase: MDAREIIEMIAKAKKKTPIVAYIKGDLAGIDFSSFKFFGDEKFGILFGEYEDFKKLLEEHKEKIEDYHLEVKARNSALPLADITKYKARIEPGAIIRDMVEIGEGAVIMMGAVINVGAVIGEGTMIDMNAVIGGRAIIGKKCHIGAGAVIAGVIEPPSAKPVVIEDEVVVGANAVILEGVTVGKGAVVAAGAVVTKDVPPYTVVAGVPARVIKQIDERTKEKTKIVDELRNLE, encoded by the coding sequence TTGGACGCAAGAGAAATCATAGAAATGATAGCCAAAGCCAAAAAGAAAACTCCCATAGTCGCTTACATAAAAGGTGATTTGGCGGGCATAGATTTCTCCAGTTTCAAATTCTTCGGTGATGAAAAGTTCGGAATTCTCTTTGGAGAGTACGAAGATTTCAAAAAGCTTCTCGAAGAGCACAAGGAAAAAATAGAAGACTACCATCTCGAGGTGAAAGCGAGAAACTCCGCGCTCCCTCTGGCAGACATCACGAAATACAAAGCAAGAATAGAACCGGGAGCGATCATAAGGGACATGGTGGAAATAGGGGAAGGCGCTGTGATCATGATGGGAGCTGTCATAAACGTTGGTGCAGTGATCGGTGAAGGAACGATGATAGACATGAACGCGGTCATTGGTGGAAGGGCGATCATAGGAAAGAAGTGCCACATAGGTGCCGGTGCGGTGATAGCGGGTGTTATAGAGCCTCCGAGTGCAAAACCCGTTGTCATAGAGGACGAAGTGGTCGTGGGAGCGAACGCTGTAATCCTTGAAGGTGTGACGGTCGGAAAAGGTGCGGTTGTCGCGGCCGGTGCGGTTGTAACGAAGGATGTTCCTCCCTACACGGTCGTGGCTGGTGTTCCCGCGCGTGTGATAAAACAAATAGACGAAAGAACAAAAGAGAAGACAAAGATAGTTGATGAACTCAGAAATCTCGAATGA
- a CDS encoding aspartate kinase yields the protein MNVVVQKYGGSSVATPERIKNVAQRIKKKVDEGYKVVVVVSAMGKTTDNLIKLAKEISPKPDSRELDMLLATGEQVSAALLSMALKDLGIKAKSLNAFQVKIKTTSHHTSARIVDIDDSVIWENLKDYDVLVVTGFQGVNEHGDLTTLGRGGSDTSAVALAAKLRVPCEIYSDVDGIYTCDPRVHPRAKKLAYITYDEALELTALGAKVLHSRSVEIAKKYGIPIYCASSFTEEEGTMVVERLPEWLEEPVVTGATISHGQIKVSISFLPKDVKYITAIFEEVGKKALNVDMISLVPSNGKIFLSFTILEDHKEDLDEALKEALRDVEGWKSTYEGGFAKLSIVGVGMRTSPGVAARFFEALERAGVTPELVTTSEIKISCLVPEEKAEEALKSVIEEFEL from the coding sequence ATGAACGTGGTGGTTCAAAAGTATGGAGGAAGCTCCGTTGCCACACCGGAGAGAATAAAGAACGTTGCCCAGAGAATCAAGAAGAAAGTGGACGAAGGGTACAAAGTCGTGGTCGTTGTCTCCGCTATGGGAAAGACAACGGACAACCTCATAAAACTCGCAAAGGAGATCTCTCCAAAGCCGGATTCGAGGGAACTCGATATGCTCCTTGCAACGGGAGAACAGGTTTCCGCCGCGCTCCTTTCGATGGCCCTGAAAGATCTCGGAATAAAGGCCAAATCTTTGAACGCGTTCCAGGTGAAAATAAAAACCACTTCACATCACACGAGTGCTCGCATCGTGGATATAGACGACAGTGTGATCTGGGAAAATCTGAAAGATTACGACGTTCTCGTCGTAACGGGCTTTCAGGGTGTGAACGAACACGGTGATCTGACCACGCTTGGCCGGGGCGGTTCGGATACATCTGCCGTGGCGCTTGCAGCAAAACTCAGAGTTCCTTGTGAAATCTACAGCGATGTGGACGGGATATACACCTGTGACCCGCGTGTTCATCCGAGGGCCAAAAAACTCGCTTACATCACCTACGACGAAGCACTCGAGCTCACCGCTCTCGGTGCGAAGGTTCTTCACTCAAGATCCGTGGAAATAGCTAAGAAATACGGGATACCCATTTACTGTGCATCTTCTTTCACCGAAGAGGAGGGAACCATGGTGGTAGAAAGACTTCCGGAGTGGCTGGAAGAACCTGTTGTAACAGGAGCAACGATTTCTCATGGTCAGATAAAAGTTTCCATATCTTTCCTCCCAAAGGATGTGAAGTACATCACGGCCATCTTCGAGGAAGTTGGAAAGAAAGCCCTGAACGTGGACATGATTTCCCTTGTTCCTTCGAACGGCAAGATTTTCCTCTCCTTCACAATTCTCGAAGACCACAAAGAAGATCTGGACGAGGCGCTCAAAGAGGCTCTCAGAGACGTGGAAGGATGGAAATCCACCTACGAAGGAGGTTTTGCCAAACTCTCCATAGTTGGGGTGGGAATGAGAACGAGCCCGGGTGTGGCCGCCAGGTTCTTTGAAGCGCTGGAAAGGGCGGGTGTCACACCGGAACTTGTCACGACGTCGGAGATAAAGATCTCCTGTCTCGTCCCTGAAGAGAAAGCGGAAGAGGCACTGAAATCGGTGATCGAAGAATTCGAACTGTGA